The following nucleotide sequence is from Gammaproteobacteria bacterium.
TGCGTCTTACCACATCTCGAACAGCAAGCTCAGATGGTCTCGCCTCCTTCATGCCATCGCCCATACAGGTCTCAATCTGCCGGATCTGCTGAATCATCATACCCAACTCATCCGACTCCAGTGATGCCTTATGATCAGGCCCTGCAAGCGTTTTATCCAGAGTAAAGTGTTTTTCAATCACCACTGCCCCCATAGCAACGGCAGCAACCGCTACCAGGATCCCATCGGTATGATCAGAGTAACCCACCGGCAAGCCCAGTTCTTTTGCCATAGTTTGCATAGCACGCAAGTTAACATCGCCAAGGCTAGCCGGGTAATTTGAGGTGCAATGCAATACGGTAAGTATATCTTCCAATGGCTGTATAAACCCTGATCGATTACGCACATTATCTATTGCCGACACCGCCGCCTTGACCTCAGCAAGATCCGCCATTCCGGTCGATAAAATCAATTCCTTATCATAGGCAGCCAACCTCTCCAGAAAGGGAATATTGGTTAACTCACCAGAAGGCAGTTTGATTCTCGACATGCCCCGCTCAATAAGAAAATCAGCAGAGTCCAGATCGAAGGGGGTAGACATAAACTCAATATCACAGGCATGACAATGCGCAATAATCCTGTTATGCATCGCCTCGGACATCTCCAGCTGTTGAAGCATGGCATGCTGATCATTATTACCCGTCTGTTGCTGCTGATAGGCGGCTGTTGAGGTGCCTTTTTTCACCAGAAGATCCGCCTTAAAGCTCTGGAATTTTATTGCATCCGCACCCTGTTCTACAGCCACATCAATTAACTGCAAGGCAAGATCTTCAGAGCCATTATGATTGACTCCGGCTTCAGCGATAATAAATGTACTCATAGGAATCTATAAAAACACTTTATAAACTAATTTAAAGTCACAAT
It contains:
- the neuB gene encoding N-acetylneuraminate synthase — translated: MSTFIIAEAGVNHNGSEDLALQLIDVAVEQGADAIKFQSFKADLLVKKGTSTAAYQQQQTGNNDQHAMLQQLEMSEAMHNRIIAHCHACDIEFMSTPFDLDSADFLIERGMSRIKLPSGELTNIPFLERLAAYDKELILSTGMADLAEVKAAVSAIDNVRNRSGFIQPLEDILTVLHCTSNYPASLGDVNLRAMQTMAKELGLPVGYSDHTDGILVAVAAVAMGAVVIEKHFTLDKTLAGPDHKASLESDELGMMIQQIRQIETCMGDGMKEARPSELAVRDVVRRSIVLACDKQVGDLLSDEDLVLLRPGTGIAPGEIRNVIGRRIKVDKAAGSLLQWGDLLDA